DNA sequence from the Leptospiraceae bacterium genome:
TGTTTTTACTGATGACTCCTTTAGATAGATTCGTGGGTATTGCTAAGGATTATGAAATAGAAATAAACTATCAAGTTGATATAACCCCTAAACTCAACTTACAAATCTTCATTCCCGTTAAAAATATCACCACTTTACATCAAACGAGGGATGAAACTTTTTACGCAGAAAACTTCTTTGATGCAGTAAATTTTCCTCATATTTATTTTTTTAGTAACAACATACAAGTGCTTCAAGATCGCGAATTTCGATCGTATGGGAATTTGTTTCTCAAAGGGATAACCAAGCCCATAAGCATTGATTTTCATGTAAAGCTGGTCGATAAAAACCATCAAAATCCAAAGATGGGTCTTTCTGGTTCAACGAAAGTCTTTTTGAGGGATTTTGGGATTACCTCAGAACTCAACTACGAAATGCTGATTTCTTTTGAACTCCAATTTTGGGTTAAATTTTCAATTCAAGAAATAGAAAATAAAAAAGAATTATGAAGTTCCCTTTTTAACAAGAAAATAAAAAGGGTATTAGGGATTCATTTAACTTCTTCTGAAATATTAAAAACATTCATTCTTCAGATCAAAAATCAAATCTATCAATATATTTGGGTAGATATGTTTGCAGGAAAAGGGAATTGGATTCTTCCCATATTAGAACTCCCGCAAAAGAAAGAGTTGATTTTTCAGAAAACATATATTTCTTTTTGATGTTCAAAAAGAAATGATCGAAAAATGCATAAAGAATGCTCAAACCTATGGAATACCGTATGAAGTAGCCATAGAAAATATCCAACAACGAGACTCTTTGGAAAATTATCCCAAGCTTTTGAATTCAACTTATCCTGTTTATCATAATAACAAATCTTCATCCAACAACACTATCTCATGAAGACTTGATACTTTTGAAAGATTATTTCAATAAGATCAACAAAGAATTCAGAAATGTTGATAGAAAAAGAAATTTGCTAATTCCCATTTGAGATCAAATAGATTAAAATCCTTTCGAAGTTTTTTTCATGAACCCAATCAGACTACATCCTAAAACCAAAACCAAGTTGGATGGAAACCATACTCCAAATTGGTTTTACCTCCTCCAAGAGTGGGAAATTTCGAAGAACGTAATAAAACGTTTCCAAATATTCTTGTTGGTATTTGAAGTAATAAGAAATGTCATCTGTAATCCAAATGTATTTTCTTTGTATCCAATACCAATTTTGATTTTGGTTTTTGGAAGTCATTCTTGATGAGATTCCGTAGTGATATGACATGCCCAATTTTATTGACCACTGTTGATGACGATAGACAAGATTTCCGTTGATACGCCATAACAAACCTTCACCACTAAAAAAAGAATTTTGATGAAACGTAATGGGATCTAAAAAGCCAAGTGATTGTAACCTCCAACTTTGATAGAAAAAACGAACTTCTGGCATGTATCCAATCCCTAATGGAAATTCAAGATAAAACCACTTTAAGATTCTTGCTTGGATGCCATATTGAAAAACGATAGCGTTGTAATCCCCTTTCCACTCAATTTGGTATTGCGTTATGTCATAAATTTTTTGAACCCACATGAAAGGAAAATAAAACTTTCCAAAACTGATAGAAATAAAATCCCTCTCAGAAAAAAAAGAAATCAAAGAAATAAAGAGCTCCCCATTGAACTGAGAATTTTTTTGATGTTCTAACTTTGCATGAGGTTCATATAGTTCGTAAAGGCGAAAAATGGGATTTCGCATAGAATCCAAAAAAGAGGTTTTTGGGTAATAGCTTTGATGTAAGTTTACTCCCACCTCCCAAGAGATTGCCTCAAGCAATGAAATAAAAAATAAAAAAACAAAAAATCTCACTTTGTGATAACCACTGGATGTTTGTATTTTCGTAAAATATCCAAAGGTTGAACGCTTTTTGGGATTTCTTTATCGAATACCAATTTTGCCATTTCTCCGTTTTTTAAAATATCCATATCCTTGTTGCTGGTTTTGATTTGTTTGATTTGAAATATTTCTTTTTCTAGTCCGTTTCGTAATATTTGGATTCGATCCTCTAATAGGATTTTGTCTCTGGCTAATACCCAAATTCCGTCTTCTTCGACATGTTGGATTACACCGCCTAAAGAAAAGGCAGGTTCATTTCTGCTTTTACCGTTATGTTGATAACCGTCAATAGGTTGTCCAAAATACATCCCCGTGGTAAACCCACGATTGGAAAACTGTTCTAATTCATCCCACCATTCCTCTTTCACAACAAAACTGTTTTTCTCTAGGAGATCAATGGCTTCACGATATACCTTCACAACACCTGCCAAGTAGTTTATACCCTTCATGCGCCCTTCAATCTTAAAGCTATTTACTCCTGCTTCTGCTAACAAAGGAAGGTGTTCAATCATACACAAATCCTTTGAACTCATCACATAGGTTCCGTGATCATCCTCAAAAACTGGGAAAAATTCATTTTCTCTTGTATCTTCTTTTAAATAGTAGACTGAGTACTTCCAGCGACAAGAATTTGTGCATTCTCCTTTGTTAGCAGATCGCCCCGTCATATAAGCAGAAAGAAAACATCGTCCCGAATACGCAATGCACATAGAACCATGAACAAAGGCTTCCAAATCTACATTTAGGCTTTTACGAAATTCCCGGATATCGTCTAGGCTTACTTCTCTTGCTAAGATGATTCTTTCTATTCCCAAATCTTCCCAGAATTTCGCAGCTTCTACGTTGGTGATATTGGCTTGAGTGCTTATGTGGATGGGAATTTCAGGAGCATATTTTTTTGCCA
Encoded proteins:
- a CDS encoding U32 family peptidase, with protein sequence MSKKYELLAPAGNFEKLQIALHYGADAVYTGLPEFSLRSQIKEMDLEILKQSIDYVKSKNRKIYITINIYPHNKDLEAIKEHLLFLNDVKPHAIIISDYGVFRLAKKYAPEIPIHISTQANITNVEAAKFWEDLGIERIILAREVSLDDIREFRKSLNVDLEAFVHGSMCIAYSGRCFLSAYMTGRSANKGECTNSCRWKYSVYYLKEDTRENEFFPVFEDDHGTYVMSSKDLCMIEHLPLLAEAGVNSFKIEGRMKGINYLAGVVKVYREAIDLLEKNSFVVKEEWWDELEQFSNRGFTTGMYFGQPIDGYQHNGKSRNEPAFSLGGVIQHVEEDGIWVLARDKILLEDRIQILRNGLEKEIFQIKQIKTSNKDMDILKNGEMAKLVFDKEIPKSVQPLDILRKYKHPVVITK